In Saccharomyces kudriavzevii IFO 1802 strain IFO1802 genome assembly, chromosome: 9, the following proteins share a genomic window:
- the MLP2 gene encoding Mlp2p (similar to Saccharomyces cerevisiae MLP2 (YIL149C) and MLP1 (YKR095W); ancestral locus Anc_5.702), with protein sequence MEDKISEFLHVPSESLRGIKHSALKRLYKKIGEFERSEKEVTKLNVFVDEIKSQYYTRISKLTKLLNESSEEKVINSKVMNRLQDQLKEERSRHTRKIDALNKQLNASHETIKKLEDEEGAKEEASSWQDGLRNDDSTKHVLDKENKLLQRKLLEMENILQVCKSNAVSLQFKYDTASQEKELWLQNKKWTEERLSSCNQKALVDEVTKTSYLQNLEEKLNQTQTENESVSTYNKFLLDQNKKLSHLVEEKLLEIKNLKDTANTEKSEFSKEMTLQKKMNDLLRSQLTSFERGHSLRPKEKGDDKLCKNPEHIDVAEELIDAKLKLEKSKEECQLLKNIVSDCIEENGTTVNTNTAAPTVGKLFSNIKTLKRQLVKERSQKFQVQNQLKDFVLELEHKTPALVSFKERTELLEHELKCSTELLETMSLAKRKDEKKLTSLEQKINSYEANIHSLVRQRLDLARQVKILLSNISAIQTTTSPLSNDELMSLRKLLESENTVNERDSQIIITEKLVEFKNIDELQEKNMELLDCIRILADKLETNEGEADKTVAKIENQTIKEAKEAIIEMESINSKLALRVNILTRERDSYKLLASANDNKTHADTEGITEATYEKKIRELQSKLSSTRVESSAIIQNLNGQLLTYKKSQTDGKIALQEFENFKVLVAEKEAMLQERINHLKTQLEKQRLSAAPPVQDYKYSNLTDLSHSENKIGSLKYEISNLKKENTGLIAMKESLTRDLERCCKEKMQLHVKLSESETSHNEQNLIFGSKELQYSTRIKVLEKNLKELNVRLESKEQEIKTLQSSKNSQLKWAQNTIDDTEKNLKSVSAELSNKETTIGRLSLEIENLGNELRMTKLQYKFLSNTSDTNTLEPTLRKELKQTQIELKDAHSQIKAYEEIISTNENVLKELNGELKKAKEDCETKIQLENKEKGAKEEELSHLRKELDEIRCLQPKLREGASYLVLQSEKVGDQAQRIQEMKNKIDKMAAIIEAYQKEESSQYQSELKTNKDLSEWVMRLEKEAFDYQTELKKTKKSLYSTQELLDRHEKKWMEEKADYERELISNIEQTESLRVENSVLIEKIDGATEGSNSNEKYLELVSLFSNLRHERSSLETKLTTCKRDLALLRQKNASLEKSIGDLQRANTVPRNKVQCPAVIIDEYEKIIKEIAQVNILRENNAILHKSLKNVTEKNEAIYKELINMQEEISRLQGHLIQTKEQVSINANKVLAYESEIEQCKQRYQDLSQQQKLTHKNETEKLHNVIGDLEVKLLNVQNANADLENKFNRLKKQAHEKLDASKKQQTALTNELNELKETKDKLEENLHNEESKVVDLELKLKEHGLQVGEVSKDHDSIAFKPFVEEIESLKKELQVFRNANDASDAFEKIKNNMEEEKNKIIDEKTKDFEKKLQDAVNKSKSNESEVENSEHIEALKKEWLKEYEEETVKRIKEAEENLKKRIRLPSEERIQKIISKRKGELEQEFERKLKENNKSLVFSGSNEEEAEDELWNSPSKGSSEKPSVVTDLIKQKNIKLQEQLKNVKNAVTFNDKRPKSENKENNIPDSAAADNRVPSAFSFGKPLFSSNTSSFQSFHNPFTPSAANFSTDGSLPTFNIKSAFAAGTAGNTLKTSDPANVGINEAKVMEIGNTSKRPIQSDTSSDPDSKKFKESPENDLAPKD encoded by the coding sequence ATGGAGGACAAAATATCTGAATTTCTGCATGTGCCATCTGAGTCGCTTCGTGGCATTAAACATTCAGCTCTGAAAAGGCTATACAAGAAAATAGGCGAGTTTGAACGCtctgaaaaagaagtaaCGAAGCTTAACGTCTTTGTCGATGAGATCAAATCGCAATATTATACGAGAATTTCCAAACTTACAAAACTATTGAATGAGTCATCTGAGGAGAAAGTCATAAATAGCAAGGTTATGAACCGTTTGCAGGATCagttgaaagaagaacgCTCAAGACATACGCGGAAAATTGATGCGTTAAACAAACAATTGAATGCTAGTCACGAAACTATAAAGAAGCtagaggatgaagaaggcgCTAAAGAGGAAGCTTCAAGCTGGCAGGATGGACTTCGAAATGATGATTCTACAAAGCATGTCCTggacaaagaaaataagctacttcaaagaaaactgcTGGAGATGGAAAATATATTACAAGTTTGCAAGTCCAACGCCGTATCGCTCCAGTTTAAATATGATACTGCAtcacaagaaaaagaactatggctacaaaataaaaagtggACTGAGGAAAGGTTGTCATCCTGTAATCAAAAAGCACTGGTGGACGAAGTTACAAAAACGTCTTACCTACAGAATCTAgaggaaaaattaaatcAAACGCAGACTGAAAATGAATCCGTTTCTACCTACAATAAGTTTTTACTAgatcaaaataaaaaattatctCACTTAGTGGAGGAGAAATTAttggaaatcaaaaaccTTAAAGATACCGCAAATACGGAAAAATCGGAATTCTCCAAAGAAATGACcttacaaaaaaaaatgaacgaTTTGTTGCGCTCACAATTAACATCATTTGAAAGAGGCCACTCTTTGAggccaaaagaaaagggtgATGATAAACTCTGCAAGAATCCTGAACATATCGACGTAGCAGAGGAGTTGATTGATGCAAAGTTGAAActagaaaaatcaaaagaagaatgtcaactgttaaaaaatatagtTTCAGATTGTatcgaagaaaatggaaccACTGTCAATACCAACACAGCTGCCCCCACCGTAGGTAAGCTATTTTCTAATATCAAAACGCTGAAAAGACAATtggtgaaagaaagaagtcaaaaatttcaagtacAAAATCAATTGAAAGACTTTGTCTTGGAACTAGAACATAAAACTCCGGCATTGGtctctttcaaagaaaggACAGAATTATTAGAGCATGAGCTAAAATGTTCTACGGAACTGCTAGAAACGATGTCTTTGGCTAAGCGtaaggatgaaaaaaaactaaccTCACTAGAGCAGAAAATCAACAGTTATGAAGCAAATATTCATTCACTGGTGAGACAACGGTTGGATTTGGCCCGTCAAgtaaaaattcttctttcaaatatatcagCGATACAGACAACAACATCGCCGTTATCAAACGATGAACTCATGTCATTGAGGAAGTTATTGGAATCAGAAAATACTGTGAATGAAAGGGACTCacaaatcatcatcaccgaAAAGCTAGTCGAATTTAAGAACATAGATGAgctacaagaaaaaaatatggagCTCTTGGATTGCATTCGTATTTTGGCTGATAAATTAGAAACTAATGAGGGAGAAGCAGATAAAACTGTAGCCAAAATAGAAAACCAAACAATCAAAGAGGCGAAGGAAGCAATAATTGAAATGGAGAGTATCAATTCAAAACTAGCATTGCGCGTAAATATTCTCACGAGAGAACGAGACTCTTACAAATTGTTAGCCTCAGCCAATGATAACAAGACCCATGCTGACACTGAAGGCATAACAGAAGCGACTTACGAGAAGAAGATTAGAGAACTTCAAAGTAAACTTTCATCCACAAGGGTTGAAAGCTCCGctattattcaaaatttaaACGGACAGTTATTGACTTACAAAAAATCGCAGACCGATGGGAAAATAGCCTTGCAAGAGtttgaaaacttcaaagTTTTGGTGGCGGAAAAGGAAGCTATGTTACAGGAAAGAATAAATCACCTGAAAACTCAATTGGAGAAGCAACGATTGAGTGCGGCGCCACCCGTACAGGATTATAAATACAGCAATCTGACTGACTTATCGCACTCTGAGAACAAAATTGGATCTTTGAAGTATGAGATTTCCAAtctaaagaaagaaaatacagGCTTGATAGCAATGAAGGAATCTTTAACTAGAGACTTGGAAAGATgttgcaaagaaaaaatgcagcTACACGTGAAGCTTAGCGAATCGGAAACAAGTCACAACGAACAAAATCTCATATTTGGATCTAAAGAATTGCAGTACAGTACCAGAATTAAAGTATTggagaaaaatttgaaagagtTAAATGTACGATTGGAGTCAAAGGagcaagaaataaagaCGCTGCAGTCATCTAAGAATTCACAGCTCAAATGGGCTCAAAACACCATTGACGATACAGAAAAGAACTTGAAGTCTGTATCGGCAGAGCTATCCAATAAGGAAACAACAATTGGAAGACTGTCattggaaattgaaaaccTTGGCAATGAATTGAGAATGACCAAGCTCCAgtacaaatttttgagtAACACTAGTGATACAAATACGCTAGAGCCCACTTTAAGGAAAGAGTTAAAACAGACTCAGATTGAATTAAAAGATGCCCATTCACAGATCAAAGCTTACGAGGAAATTATCTCGACAAATGAGAATGTACTCAAAGAATTAAATGGCGaactaaaaaaagcaaaagaagacTGCGAGACCAAGATCCAATTGGAGAACAAGGAAAAAGGTGCAAAGGAGGAAGAGTTATCCCATCTACGCAAAGAGCTTGATGAAATAAGATGTTTGCAACCGAAGCTAAGAGAAGGTGCCTCATACCTCGTTCTACAATCAGAAAAGGTAGGCGATCAAGCACAAAGGAtccaagaaatgaaaaacaaaatcgATAAAATGGCCGCGATTATTGAAGCGtatcaaaaagaagagagtTCTCAGTACCAATCCGAGCTGAAGACAAATAAGGATTTATCAGAATGGGTCATGCGTCTTGAAAAAGAGGCCTTTGATTACCAAACAGAGTTGAAAAAGACGAAAAAGTCTCTGTATAGTACTCAAGAATTACTTGACAGACATGAAAAGAAGTGGATGGAGGAAAAGGCCGATTACGAAAGAGAATTGATATCTAATATCGAACAAACAGAATCTTTGCGCGTTGAAAATTCAGTGTTGATCGAAAAGATTGATGGCGCCACAGAGGGAAGTAatagtaatgaaaaatatttagAGCTagtttcattattttcaaatttgcGTCACGAAAGAAGTTCCCTAGAAACGAAATTAACCACTTGTAAAAGAGATTTAGCTCTTCTCAGACAGAAGAACGCTAGTTTAGAGAAAAGCATAGGTGACTTACAGCGGGCTAACACTGTACCACGAAATAAGGTCCAATGTCCCGCTGTTATTATTGATGAATATGAGAAAATCATAAAAGAAATTGCTCAAGTTAACATTTTAAGGGAGAATAACGCCATTTTACATAAGAGTCTCAAAAATGTTACCGAAAAGAATGAGGCAATTTACAAAGAATTGATCAATatgcaagaagaaatatctCGACTACAGGGTCATCTTATTCAAACGAAAGAGCAAGTTTCAATCAATGCTAACAAGGTTTTAGCCTATGAAAGTGAAATCGAGCAGTGCAAACAGAGGTATCAGGACTTATCTCAGCAACAAAAACTCACACACAAAAACGAAACTGAAAAGCTACATAATGTGATTGGAGACTTGGAGGTTAAACTTCTCAACGTCCAAAATGCAAACGCTGACTTAGAGAATAAATTCAATAGGTTAAAGAAACAAGCACATGAAAAGTTGGACGCGTCTAAGAAACAACAGACAGCGCTAACTAACGAACTCAATGAATTAAAGGAAACCAAAGATAAATTGGAAGAGAATTTACATAATGAAGAATCCAAAGTTGTTGATCTGGAACTAAAACTTAAGGAACATGGACTCCAAGTTGGAGAAGTTTCGAAAGATCACGATAGTATCGCTTTTAAACCATTTGTGGAGGAGATTGAGTCGCTCAAAAAGGAGCTGCAAGTCTTCAGAAATGCTAATGACGCCTCTGACGCATTTgagaagataaaaaataatatggaggaagaaaaaaacaagatcattgatgaaaaaacaaaggattttgaaaaaaaactgcaaGACGCTGTGAACAAGAGTAAAAGCAATGAATCAGAAGTAGAAAATAGTGAACATATAGAGGCgttaaagaaagaatggctcaaagaatatgaagaggaaacagTGAAAAGAATTAAAGAGGCCGAAGAAAActtaaagaaaaggataaGGCTACCAAGCGAAGAAAGAATACAAAAGATTATTTCCAAGCGCAAAGGCGAATTAGAACAAGAGTTCGAAAGGaaattaaaggaaaataacAAAAGCCTGGTATTCTCTGGTTCGAATGAAGAGGAGGCTGAAGACGAGCTATGGAATAGCCCATCAAAGGGAAGCTCTGAAAAGCCTTCAGTTGTTACCGACTTGataaaacagaaaaacatcaaaCTCCAGGAACAGCTGAAAAACGTCAAGAATGCCGTCACGTTTAATGATAAACGgccaaaaagtgaaaataaagagaatAACATTCCAGATAGCGCGGCAGCTGATAACAGGGTTCCTTCGGCTTTCAGTTTTGGCAAGCCTCTATTCTCCTCAAACACATCATCCTTTCAAAGCTTTCACAATCCATTCACTCCATCTGCCGCTAACTTTAGTACAGATGGTTCACTACCGACATTCAATATTAAATCTGCATTTGCAGCCGGTACGGCTGGTAACACCCTTAAAACATCCGACCCAGCTAACGTCGGAATCAATGAGGCAAAAGTAATGGAAATTGGAAATACATCAAAACGACCAATTCAGAGTGACACCTCTTCCGATCCAGATTCGAAAAAGTTTAAAGAGAGCCCAGAAAATGACTTAGCTCCCAAGGATTGA
- the SLN1 gene encoding histidine kinase (similar to Saccharomyces cerevisiae SLN1 (YIL147C); ancestral locus Anc_5.700), with translation MRFRLPSRSDFIPPFRIGIRAQLTALVSIVALVSLTILAVTTGVYFTSNYKNLRSDRLYIAAQLKSSQVDQTLNYLYYQAYYLASRDALQSSLTSYVAGNKSEDNWVDSLSVVQKFLSSSNLFYVARVYDSSFTTVLNATNNGTGDLIPEDVLDNLFPLSTDIPLPSSLETTGILTDPIVNNTDYLMSMSLPIFANPSIILTDSRVYGYITIVMSAEGLKSVFNDTTALEKSNVAIISATYNAQGRASGYHFVFPPYGTLLSITQRIFPIENNTFISSTFRNGKGGSLKKTNNFGTKNLALGYSPCSFQLVNWVAVVSQPESVFLSPATKLTKIIAGTVIAIGVFVILLTLPLTHWAVKPIVRLQKATELITEGRGLRPSTPRTVSRASSFRRGFSSGFTAPSSLLQFNTGEACSTTSANGHGSSGHGSGVALSTESSMKSAINLGHEKLSPSEEENKIPNNHNDVKISMDGSLNHDLLAPNSLRNNDTDRSSSRSHILTTSANLTEARLPDYKRLFSDELSDLTETFNTMTDALDQHYALLEDRVRARTKQLEAAKIEAEAANEAKTVFIANISHELRTPLNGILGMTAISMEETDVNKIRNNLKLIFRSGELLLHILTELLTFSKNVLQRTKLERRDFCITDVALQIKSIFGKVAKDQRVRLSISLFPNLIRTMVLWGDSNRIIQIVMNLVSNALKFTPVDGTVDVRMKLLGEYDKDSSEKRQFKEVHVKKGTEITDVVESIDKRDLPTSLGRRKYVNLESTTASITSCRDNSAIQEEITKRNTAANENIYKKANDREKSSNDDVSSIVSTTTSSYDDAIFNSQFNKALDSDSDESGNVGRPIENPKTWVISIEVEDTGPGIEPSLQESVFQPFVQGDQTLSRQYGGTGLGLSICRQLANMMHGTMKLESQVGVGSKFTFTLPLHQTKEISFANIEFPFEDEFNPESKKNRRVKFSVAKSIKSRQSTSSLTTPVTNSNTLANDVLIEARSSDEEEVEKTKNFIKRKEGENENGKAQQQPQEKNTKHSVSFSSAERSSQKTVSSKRRSQEENLGSVNIDRPFLQSTGTATSSRNVPTVQGGDKDGTSIKILVVEDNHVNQEVIRRMLNLEGIDNIELACDGQEAFDKVKELTSKGENYNMIFMDVQMPKVDGLLSTKMIRRDLGYKSPIVALTAFADDSNIKECLESGMNGFLSKPIKRPKLNTILSEFCAAYQGKKNKK, from the coding sequence ATGCGATTTCGCCTGCCATCAAGGTCGGATTTTATTCCTCCGTTTAGGATAGGCATCCGAGCTCAACTAACAGCCCTAGTTAGTATAGTGGCCTTAGTATCGCTGACTATTCTAGCTGTAACGACAGGCGTCTATTTTACCTCAAATTATAAGAATTTGAGATCCGATAGATTATATATCGCGGCTCAATTAAAATCATCGCAGGTTGATCAGACTTTGAACTATCTCTATTATCAAGCCTACTATTTAGCCTCGAGAGATGCTCTACAAAGCTCCTTGACAAGTTATGTTGCAGGTAACAAGAGTGAAGATAACTGGGTGGACTCCCTAAGtgttgttcaaaaattcctGAGCTCTTCAAACCTATTTTATGTGGCCAGAGTTTACGATTCCTCATTTACTACTGTTTTGAACGCTACCAACAACGGAACTGGTGACTTAATACCCGAGGATGTTTTAGATAATTTGTTCCCATTATCCACTGATATCCCGCTACCTTCTTCGCTGGAAACTACCGGTATTTTGACGGATCCAATAGTGAATAACACCGACTACTTGATGTCGATGTCTTTACCCATTTTTGCAAACCCTTCTATCATCCTAACAGATTCTAGAGTTTACGGATACATAACTATAGTAATGTCTGCTGAAGGCCTGAAAAGTGTCTTCAATGATACGACAGCCttagaaaaatcaaacgTTGCTATAATTTCTGCAACATATAATGCTCAGGGTAGAGCTTCAGGATACCACTTTGTCTTTCCGCCGTATGGGACGCTTCTAAGTATAACACAAAGGATTTTCCCTATAGAAAATAACACATTTATAAGCAGTACATTTAGGAATGGTAAGGGAGGGTCCCTGAAAAAAACCAATAACTTTGGTACAAAGAACTTGGCCCTAGGCTACTCGCCATGTTCATTTCAACTGGTTAATTGGGTCGCGGTAGTTTCACAGCCCGAGTCAGTTTTCCTTTCTCCCGCAACCAAACTAACAAAAATCATTGCTGGCACTGTCATTGCTATTGGTGTCTTTGTCATTCTACTAACCCTTCCTCTAACGCATTGGGCAGTTAAACCAATTGTGCGATTACAAAAGGCAACGGAATTAATCACAGAGGGAAGAGGTTTGCGACCGAGCACTCCAAGAACAGTAAGTCGGGCCAGTTCATTCAGAAGAGGATTTAGTTCGGGTTTCACTGCTCCTTCTTCGTTATTGCAATTTAATACCGGAGAAGCTTGCAGCACCACAAGTGCAAATGGTCATGGGAGCAGCGGACATGGTAGCGGTGTGGCTTTGTCAACTGAAAGTAGCATGAAAAGTGCTATAAATCTTGgtcatgaaaaattgtcaccctcagaagaagaaaataaaataccAAATAATCATAACGATGTCAAAATATCAATGGATGGCTCTCTGAATCACGACTTGCTTGCACCAAATTCTCTAAGAAACAATGATACCGACAGGAGCTCCAGTAGATCACACATTCTCACCACCTCTGCGAATTTAACTGAAGCTAGACTCCCAGATTATAAAAGGCTGTTTTCTGATGAACTTTCCGATTTGACTGAAACTTTCAACACTATGACGGATGCATTAGATCAACATTATGCTCTTTTAGAAGATAGAGTCAGAGCCAGAACCAAACAACTTGAAGCTGCTAAGATTGAGGCAGAAGCTGCAAATGAAGCTAAAACGGTTTTTATTGCCAACATCTCGCACGAATTGAGAACACCTTTGAACGGTATTCTGGGTATGACGGCCATTTCGATGGAAGAAACTGATGTTAATAAAATAAGGAATAATTTAAAACTTATTTTCAGATCTGGTGAGCTTCTGCTTCATATTTTGACAGAGTTATTAACcttttctaaaaatgtGCTCCAAAGAACAAAACTCGAGAGAAGGGACTTTTGCATCACTGACGTCGCCTTACAaataaaatcaatttttggtaaaGTCGCTAAGGATCAGCGTGTTCGTCTTTCAATATCGTTGTTTCCTAATTTGATAAGAACAATGGTTCTGTGGGGTGATTCCAACAGGATTATTCAAATCGTTATGAATCTCGTATCCAACGCCCTAAAGTTCACCCCGGTAGATGGTACTGTCGATGTTAGAATGAAATTGCTGGGTGAATATGATAAAGATTCGAGCGAGAAGAGACAATTTAAAGAAGTACATGTAAAAAAAGGGACGGAAATTACTGATGTCGTTGAAAGCATAGATAAACGCGACCTCCCCACATCATTGGGCCGGAGAAAATATGTTAATCTGGAATCTACGACCGCTTCCATAACAAGTTGCAGAGATAATTCTGCAATTCAGGAAGAGATaaccaaaagaaatacGGCcgcaaatgaaaatatttacaaaaaagcGAACGACAGAGAAAAATCATCGAATGACGATGTTTCTTCAATAGTATCGACAACTACTAGCTCATATGATGATGCAATTTTTAATAGTCAGTTCAACAAAGCCCTTGATTCTGATTCCGATGAAAGTGGTAACGTAGGAAGACCAATAGAAAACCCCAAAACGTGGGTTATTTCCATAGAAGTTGAAGATACCGGTCCAGGTATCGAGCCTTCGTTACAGGAATCTGTATTTCAGCCATTTGTTCAAGGCGATCAAACCTTGTCCAGACAATATGGTGGTACTGGATTAGGTTTATCAATTTGTAGACAACTAGCAAATATGATGCACGGAACAATGAAATTAGAGTCTCAAGTTGGCGTTGGTAGCAAATTTACGTTCACCTTACCATTACATCAAACTAAAGAAATTAGTTTTGCAAATATAGAGTTTCCCTTTGAAGATGAGTTTAATCCTGAAAGTAAGAAGAACAGAAGAGTTAAATTCAGCGTTGCCAAAAGTATCAAGAGCCGACAATCTACATCATCCCTCACAACACCTGttacaaattcaaatacttTGGCAAACGATGTACTAATAGAAGCAAGAAGTAGCGACGAGgaagaagtagaaaaaaccaaaaacttcatcaagagaaaagaaggggagaatgaaaatggcaaaGCCCAGCAACAGCcgcaagagaaaaatacgAAACATTCAGTATCCTTTTCAAGTGCTGAAAGGAGCTCACAGAAGACTGTATCTTCTAAGCGTCGTTCTCAGGAGGAAAACTTAGGCTCTGTAAATATAGATAGACCATTTCTACAAAGTACTGGAACTGCTACATCCAGTAGAAATGTACCCACAGTTCAAGGCGGTGATAAAGATGGCACTAGTATCAAGATTTTGGTCGTGGAGGATAATCACGTGAATCAGGAAGTTATAAGGAGAATGTTAAACCTGGAAGGTATTGACAATATTGAACTGGCATGCGATGGCCAAGAAGCATTTGATAAAGTTAAAGAACTAACATCGAAGGGCGAGAATTATAATATGATTTTCATGGATGTCCAAATGCCCAAGGTAGATGGACTGCTTTCTACCAAGATGATAAGGCGTGACTTGGGTTATAAATCTCCCATTGTTGCTCTGACCGCGTTTGCCGATGATAGTAACATCAAAGAATGCTTAGAATCAGGCATGAACGGATTTTTGTCGAAACCAATCAAAAGACCAAAATTGAATACCATCCTTTCCGAATTTTGTGCAGCTTATCagggaaagaagaataaaaagtga
- the ATG32 gene encoding mitophagy protein ATG32 (similar to Saccharomyces cerevisiae ATG32 (YIL146C); ancestral locus Anc_5.699), which translates to MVLDYPQRETKGSSSKNMAPNSSSMNIRPSSEVEAGEDKGLLDPHLSVLELLGKTGHSPSPMGHSLVTSIDISSHHYVNDSISGSWQAIHPLDLGASFVPERSSSQTTNGSILSSSDTSEEEQELLQAPAADIINIIKQGQEGASVTSPSRPFRQLHKVISLPLPAKGRTSYGEQDDDDNNVDDDYDDGAYEEDSGTITKSLTSSTNSFVMPKLSLSQKNPVFRLLILGRTGSNFYQSIPKEHQSLFELPKYHDSTAFPQYTGIIIIFQELREMVSLLNRIVQYSQGKPIIPICQPGQTIQVKNVLKSFLRNKLIKLLYPPVVVTNRRDLKKMFQRLQDLSLEYAEDGDNDDEDNDDEIIHTNSRSYYRNKKANSSKKKSFKSNKKPKKKKQRSLTRWFTWGVSITIGISFGCCVTYFATAAYDHQTGKSFNLRSSILTSLLSLDSYHDTVNTPATTSTSSGEQFLWFDKGTLQINFHSDGFIMKSLTVIKDTWSKMNVFVLNALSRPLNFLENLNKNSDFSLDESNRILALGYILL; encoded by the coding sequence ATGGTATTGGACTACCCACAAAGAGAAACTAAGGGATCTTCATCCAAGAACATGGCACCTAATTCCTCGTCAATGAACATCCGCCCATCTTCCGAAGTGGAAGCTGGGGAAGACAAAGGGTTACTTGATCCTCATCTATCTGTGTTAGAACTTTTAGGTAAAACGGGGCATTCGCCTTCTCCAATGGGACATAGCCTGGTCACATCTATTGACATATCCAGCCACCATTATGTGAATGACAGTATATCGGGATCATGGCAGGCCATTCACCCTTTGGACTTGGGCGCTTCTTTTGTCCCAGAAAGAAGCTCTTCTCAAACGACTAATGGAAGTATTTTATCATCCAGTGATACTTCTGAGGAGGAGCAAGAGTTGCTTCAAGCCCCTGCCGCTGATATAATAAACATCATTAAACAAGGCCAAGAAGGTGCAAGCGTGACTTCGCCGTCTCGCCCCTTTAGACAACTACATAAGGTGATATCACTGCCTCTACCCGCCAAAGGGAGAACCTCGTATGGTGAAcaagacgatgatgacaatAATGTCGATGATGATTATGACGATGGAGCatatgaagaagatagtgGCACAATAACGAAAAGCTtgacttcttcaacaaattctttTGTGATGCCTAAATTATCACTGTCGCAAAAGAACCCAGTTTTCCGCCTTCTAATACTGGGGAGGACGGGGAGCAACTTCTATCAGTCAATTCCAAAGGAACATCAGTCTCTCTTCGAATTACCTAAATATCATGATTCCACAGCATTCCCACAATATACAGGCATCATCATAATTTTCCAAGAGCTGAGAGAGATGGTATCTTTGCTAAATAGAATCGTCCAATATTCACAAGGTAAGCCCATAATACCGATCTGTCAACCGGGTCAAACTATTCAAGTGAAAAACGTTCTGAAGTCATTTTTAAGGAACAAACTCATCAAACTGTTGTATCCTCCAGTAGTTGTGACCAATAGAAGagatctgaaaaaaatgtttcaGAGGTTGCAAGATCTATCTTTGGAATACGCGGAAGATGGTGataatgacgatgaagataatgacgatgaaaTTATACATACAAACTCTCGATCATACTATCGTAATAAGAAGGCCAACagttcaaagaagaaatccttcaaatcaaataaaaagcccaagaagaagaaacagaGATCTTTGACAAGATGGTTTACTTGGGGCGTTTCGATTACCATAGGAATAAGTTTTGGATGCTGTGTCACATATTTTGCCACTGCAGCATACGACCACCAAACAGGCAAGTCTTTCAATTTGCGGTCATCCATACTAACTTCTTTGCTCTCCTTGGATTCTTATCACGACACAGTCAACACGCCTGCCACTACTTCTACCTCTTCTGGTGAACAGTTTTTGTGGTTTGATAAAGGCACACTCCAGATAAACTTCCACTCGGATGGATTCATTATGAAAAGTCTTACTGTCATCAAGGATACTTGGAGCAAAATGAATGTTTTTGTCTTGAATGCTCTCTCTAGacctttgaattttttagaGAATCTCAACAAAAACTCTGATTTTTCCCTTGATGAATCTAATCGGATTTTGGCACTCGGttatattttattataA